The following coding sequences are from one Triticum aestivum cultivar Chinese Spring chromosome 5A, IWGSC CS RefSeq v2.1, whole genome shotgun sequence window:
- the LOC123106548 gene encoding putative cyclin-dependent kinase F-2: protein MSTVVGARSEPTTPTATRKRPAAERVANGNGGKKARYSFGSIRDYETLEVLREGAYGQVSKARDRRTGKKVAVKWIRAPDMPAVIREAGCHAACRGHPSVVDILDVATDADTGDMFLVMELVAGGLTLREHLYKPLSEDVARVMMRQLLDAAERLHGAGVVHRDIKPENVLVTMFGELKVGDFGSATRRRPPGVPYEKCRVGTLIYTSPEQLEGNRCYGQAVDMWALGCIMAELLADGTLFVGDTEEGMVAEMAKLREQIASTGKMDLEWFPDLSEAGHGLLTGMLAFDPDQRLTAVEALHHRWFNNNEASAS from the coding sequence ATGTCGACGGTAGTAGGCGCACGTTCCGAGCCCACCACGCCGACGGCCACCCGCAAGCGCccggcggcggagcgcgtcgccaACGGCAACGGCGGCAAGAAGGCTCGGTACTCGTTCGGGAGCATTCGCGACTACGAGACGCTGGAGGTGCTCCGGGAAGGCGCCTACGGCCAGGTCTCGAAGGCGCGCGACCGCCGCACCGGCAAGAAGGTGGCGGTGAAGTGGATCCGCGCGCCCGACATGCCGGCCGTGATCCGTGAGGCCGGCTGCcacgcggcgtgccgcggccacCCGTCCGTCGTCGACATCCTGGACGTGGCGACGGACGCCGACACGGGGGACATGTTCCTCGTcatggagctcgtcgccggcgggctcACCCTGCGCGAGCACCTCTACAAGCCTCTCTCGGAGGACGTGGCCCGCGTGATGATGCGGCAGCTCCTGGACGCGGCCGAGAGGCTGCACGGGGCCGGCGTCGTCCATCGGGACATCAAGCCCGAGAACGTCCTCGTCACCATGTTCGGCGAGCTGAAGGTGGGCGACTTCGGGTCGGCGACGCGCCGGAGGCCGCCCGGTGTGCCGTACGAGAAGTGCCGCGTGGGCACGCTGATCTACAcctcgccggagcagctggaggggAACCGGTGCTACGGGCAGGCCGTGGACATGTGGGCGCTCGGGTGCATCATGGCTGAGCTCCTGGCCGACGGGACCCTGTTCGTGGGAGACACGGAGGAGGGCATGGTCGCCGAGATGGCCAAGCTACGAGAGCAGATCGCCTCCACGGGGAAGATGGACCTGGAGTGGTTCCCGGATCTTTCGGAAGCCGGGCACGGCCTCCTCACTGGCATGCTTGCATTCGACCCCGACCAGAGGCTCACGGCGGTGGAAGCGCTTCACCATCGGTGGTTCAACAACAACGAGGCCTCTGCTTCGTGA